In a single window of the Acidimicrobiia bacterium genome:
- a CDS encoding aminotransferase class III-fold pyridoxal phosphate-dependent enzyme — protein MGDLLRRHESSVAPMLAFDTDIHADHAEGPWVYDADGNRWADFACGTAVANLGHNHPEVIAAAKAQLDKLAHAGCVFRYDSIVELAERLRRITPGGIEKFGFANSGAEAVEAGVKLARYSTKRQGVIAFRGAFHGRTMGSVAYTTSNAKYRENYHPILGSVFVTAFPHPYRWGMTEDEATDLALDELAKKFKHEVMPHNIAAFLIEPVQGEGGYYPAPQRFLQAVRDLADEHGIMLVFDEVQTGFGRTANWFAADHYGIRPDVLVMGKGIANGLPLSSYGAASEIIDKWPVGAHGTTFGGNPVACAAAAKVIDVMEPLLPHARDLSKRAFERFDDLRARHDTIGDVRGLGLMIGVELVSDRATRTPDPGAMDFIASYGVAHELIVIPCGPDGNIIRFIPPLTATLDELDAAIDVIDGALAAYEGGPGN, from the coding sequence ATGGGCGACCTCCTCCGCCGGCATGAGAGCTCAGTCGCTCCCATGCTGGCTTTCGACACCGACATCCACGCCGACCATGCCGAGGGACCGTGGGTGTATGACGCCGACGGCAACCGGTGGGCCGACTTCGCCTGTGGGACGGCGGTAGCCAATCTCGGTCACAACCATCCCGAGGTGATCGCCGCGGCCAAGGCACAACTCGACAAACTCGCCCATGCTGGATGCGTGTTCCGATACGACTCCATAGTCGAGCTGGCGGAACGCCTCCGGCGAATCACGCCAGGGGGAATCGAGAAATTCGGCTTTGCCAACTCGGGTGCCGAAGCGGTCGAAGCGGGGGTCAAGCTGGCTCGCTACTCCACGAAACGGCAAGGTGTCATCGCCTTCCGGGGTGCCTTCCACGGCCGCACGATGGGATCGGTTGCCTATACGACCTCCAATGCGAAGTACCGCGAGAATTACCATCCGATTCTCGGCTCGGTCTTCGTAACTGCTTTTCCGCACCCGTACCGGTGGGGAATGACGGAGGATGAAGCGACCGACCTTGCCCTCGATGAACTCGCCAAGAAGTTCAAGCACGAGGTCATGCCGCACAACATTGCCGCCTTCCTGATTGAACCGGTCCAGGGAGAAGGTGGTTACTACCCCGCCCCGCAACGGTTCCTCCAAGCTGTGAGGGACCTGGCGGACGAGCACGGAATCATGCTGGTCTTCGATGAAGTCCAGACCGGTTTCGGTCGCACCGCCAACTGGTTCGCCGCCGACCACTACGGGATCCGACCAGACGTACTCGTGATGGGAAAAGGAATCGCTAACGGACTGCCGTTGAGCTCATACGGCGCCGCCTCCGAGATCATCGACAAATGGCCGGTCGGTGCTCACGGCACGACCTTCGGTGGCAACCCCGTCGCCTGCGCGGCGGCCGCCAAGGTGATCGACGTGATGGAGCCGCTCCTGCCGCATGCCCGTGACCTCTCCAAACGAGCCTTCGAACGCTTCGACGACCTCAGAGCTCGCCACGACACGATCGGCGACGTGCGTGGGCTGGGGTTGATGATCGGCGTTGAGTTGGTGAGCGACCGGGCAACACGCACGCCTGATCCCGGGGCGATGGACTTCATCGCCTCCTACGGCGTCGCCCACGAGTTGATCGTGATCCCCTGCGGGCCGGACGGCAACATCATCCGGTTCATTCCGCCTCTGACTGCCACCCTGGATGAACTCGACGCGGCCATCGACGTGATCGATGGCGCTCTCGCCGCGTACGAAGGCGGTCCCGGTAACTGA
- a CDS encoding YdeI/OmpD-associated family protein has product MPDDLLVELDQRGLLDSYRARPFYQRNDYLAWIGRAKRPETRHKRIDQMLDELDAGGSYMGMEHPPSRKS; this is encoded by the coding sequence ATGCCCGATGATCTCCTGGTGGAACTCGATCAGCGGGGATTACTCGATTCCTATCGAGCGCGGCCCTTCTACCAGCGCAACGATTATCTCGCCTGGATAGGACGCGCCAAGCGGCCTGAGACTCGCCACAAGCGAATTGACCAGATGCTTGACGAACTCGATGCGGGCGGTTCGTACATGGGGATGGAGCATCCGCCCAGCCGGAAGAGCTGA
- a CDS encoding SH3 domain-containing protein, translating to MQRLIVTEAWTSTYDDPIVVAPGEHVSVGRRDVAWPGFVWCIGSGGEEGWVPEEALMFEGDSSAIVARSYDAQELTVRVGDSVRATESIAGWTWCEGDDGRAGWVPDRCLRGG from the coding sequence ATGCAACGATTGATCGTCACCGAGGCCTGGACCTCCACCTACGACGACCCGATCGTGGTGGCACCCGGCGAACACGTGTCCGTCGGCCGGCGCGATGTCGCCTGGCCGGGATTCGTGTGGTGTATCGGCAGCGGAGGTGAGGAGGGCTGGGTGCCTGAGGAAGCCTTGATGTTCGAGGGAGACTCCAGTGCGATTGTGGCCCGGTCCTACGACGCGCAAGAGTTGACGGTGAGGGTGGGCGACTCGGTCCGAGCAACCGAGTCAATAGCCGGGTGGACCTGGTGTGAGGGTGATGACGGCCGGGCCGGGTGGGTTCCTGATAGGTGCTTGAGAGGCGGGTAA
- a CDS encoding PaaI family thioesterase: MSESPAGAARFDVAQAIQDFYPDDVAHCYGCGKLNDAGHKIKTRLDGDHTVTDYTPEPYHTAVPGIAYGGLIASIIDCHSTGSAAIFAMRTAGRQVGDEASPRFVTAHLGVDYLAPTPLGPMHLVGAEVESKGRKVVVDTELSVGGTVTAKGHAVLIELPEGLPGFTS; this comes from the coding sequence GTGAGCGAATCTCCGGCTGGGGCGGCCCGGTTCGATGTGGCTCAGGCCATACAGGACTTCTATCCGGACGACGTCGCCCACTGCTACGGGTGCGGGAAACTCAACGACGCCGGCCACAAGATCAAGACCCGTCTCGATGGCGATCACACTGTGACCGACTACACCCCGGAGCCATATCACACCGCGGTTCCCGGGATCGCCTATGGGGGGTTGATCGCCTCGATCATCGACTGTCACTCAACTGGATCCGCCGCCATTTTCGCGATGCGGACAGCAGGCCGGCAGGTGGGTGACGAGGCATCGCCGCGGTTCGTCACGGCGCACCTCGGTGTTGACTACCTGGCTCCTACCCCCCTGGGTCCAATGCACCTCGTCGGAGCTGAAGTGGAATCCAAAGGTCGCAAGGTCGTCGTGGACACCGAGTTGTCGGTCGGTGGGACGGTCACGGCCAAGGGTCACGCCGTGCTCATCGAGCTGCCGGAAGGACTGCCGGGGTTCACGTCCTGA